GGCTCAGCGGCCAGACCTTGCCGTACTTGCCCGCCAGCACCGGCGAATCGACCAGCACCTCGTAATTGGTCGTGTCGTAGCTGTAGGTCGACCCGGCCTTCTTCGCCGGAATCGCCCCCGCCGCCGTCCAGCCGTCGGGATATTTCACCGTCATCTGGATCGGGATCTGCCGCGTGAACCAGCCGGCCGGGTACAGGCTGACCGAATTGGGCTGCAGCGAGATCATCGTCGGGGTCATGACGATCCGCCCCTGATTGCCCTGCGTCGCGGAGATGAACTGGAACTGCGCCTCGATCGCCTTCGCGCCGGCGGGCACGTCGATATGGAAGGCGAAGACGTCGACGGGGTCGCGCGTCCATTCGACGCGCTTGCCGTTCGCGGTGATGATCAGCCCGGCCAGCTTCTCGATCTCGCCGCGCGGGCTATGTGCGCCGGGCAACCACTTCGGGAACAACAGCACCATATGCCCGGCCTGCGGCACCGGGATCGTCTCGGTCACGCGGAAGATGCCCTGCTCGGTCGTGCTGGCATCCACGTTCAGCCGGATCGTGCCGGGGAAGCGCGTGTCGCGGGCTGCGGGGATCGTGTCGGCGAACGGCACCGGCTGCGGTGCGCTGTTGCCGGCGGGAACCTGCGCGACGAGTGGCGCGGCGGCAACGGAAACGAGAAGGGCGGCGGACGCAAGGCGACGGATCATCGTGGCTCCCATAGGACAGGCTGGCTGACCTGAGTAATCAGCCGGCGCCCCCCGCGTCCACCCCTATCCGGTCAGTTCGCGCCCAACACGTTGATGCTGAACGCAATCACGCCCAGGTTGAAGACGAACCCCGCCAGGCATTGTCCGAGCACCGCGCGCCGCACCGTCGTCGCCCGGATCGTCACGTCGGAGGTCTGGAACGTCATTCCCAGCGTGTAGCTGAAATACAGGAAGTCCCAGTAATCCGGCGTGTCGGTGCCCGGAAAGTCGATCCCGCCGGCGTCGCGCCCCTGCGCGTCGGGCATGTAGAACAGATGCGCGTAGTGCAGCGCATAGACCATGTTCGAGAAGAGCCATGCGAGCACCAGGGTCGCGATGACCAGCAATCGCGCGGTGCCGTTCTCCGGCCCGGCCAGTTCCTCGCGCACCGCGGTCAGGATCACCAGCATGACCGCCGCCGTGATCGCCAGCAACAGGGTACGGTTGGCGTCATTGGCCTGCGCGGTGGCGCGCAGTTGCTGCGGGGTGCCGCGCCGGAACAGCCCGGTGATGCTCAGCAGGAAGACGATCGCGGCCAGATCGAAGCCGCCCATCATCGCGCGCCCACGCCCCAGCACGGGCCACAGCGCCGCGACCGCGCCCGTCAGCATCAGCGCGAACAGCACGAAGCGCGGCGGCGCGATCCGTTGTCCCAGCCGCCACCCCGATTCGCCGCGGCGCCGTCGATCGTCCATGCGAACAGCCGCTAGCGCTTGGGCGACGCGCCGACTAGATAGCGCACCTTCCTATGGCCAGAATTCCCACACCCCAGCGCGTGCGCGGCACGCAGGACATCTTCCGCGACGAACAGCGTCGCTTTGCGCACGTGCTCGACACGTTCGATCGCGTGCGCCGCCTCTATTGCTTCGAACGCGTCGAGGTGCCGGTGTTCGAGGACACGCAGGTCTTCGCGCGCTCGATCGGCGAGACCACCGACGTCGTCTCGAAGGAGATGTACACCTTCCCCGACAAGGGCAACGATCTGCTGACGTTGCGGCCCGAATTCACCGCCGGGATCGCGCGCGCCTATATCAGCAACGGCTGGCAGCAGTTCGCACCCTTGAAGCTGGTCACCAGCGGCGCGGTGTTCCGCTACGAACGCCCGCAGAAGGGCCGTTACCGCCAGTTCCATCAGATCGATGCCGAGATCCTCGGCGCACCCGAGCCGGCGGCCGATGTCGAATTGCTGACGCTCGCCGATCAATTGCTCCACGAACTCGGCGTCGCCGACGGCGTGACGTTGCAGCTCAACACGCTGGGCGATGCCGCCACCCGCGACGCATGGCGCGACGCGCTGGTCGCGCACTTCGAGGCGCATCGCGGCGAACTGAGCGAGGACAGCGTGGCGCGGCTCGACAAGAACCCGCTGCGCATCCTCGACAGCAAGGACCCGCGCGATCGCCCGATCGCCGATGCCGCGCCGGGGATCGACGCATACATGAGCGCCGAGGCGGGCGCGTTCTTCGACAGCGTGCAAAAGGGTTTGCAGGCCGCCGGCGTCGCGTTCCAGCGCAACGAGCGGCTGGTGCGCGGGCTGGATTATTACCGCCACACCGCGTTCGAGTTCGTCACCGACCGGCTGGGTGCGCAGGGCACGGTGCTGGCCGGCGGGCGCTACGACGGGCTGGTCGAGTCGCTGGGTGGGCCGGCGACGGCCGGTGTCGGCTGGGCGGCTGGCGTCGAGCGGCTGGCGATGCTGCTGGAGGAGCCTACGGCGGCGCGGCCCGTGGTCGTGCTGGTGGTCGAGGACGATCGCGCGCGCACCGAGGCGGTAGCGACACTCGCGCGGTTGCGACGCGCGGGTGTCGCCGCCGAGCTGATCGCCACCGGCTCGCCGAAGAAGCGCTACGACAAGGCGCTCAAGCTTGAGCCCGACGAGACGCTGGTGTTCGCGATGGACGGCGATACCGTGGCGGCCCGCCCGCGCGTGCTGCGCGGCGACGTGTCGCGCGTGGCCGAGGTGCTCGCATGATCGCCTGCGTCGCTACCCCGGCGAAAGCTGGGGTTCTCCGGTTACCGAGGGCGCACCTTCTGCATCATACCCTAGCTTGCGCCGGGGTGACGATCGGCGGTCGGGCATGACCTCCATCTCGATCGATCGCATCCGCCAGATCGAGGCGCGCCGCGACGAACTCGCCGCACAGATGGCGACCGGCAATCTCGACGGCGACCGCTTCGTCGCGGTGTCGAAGGAATATGCCGAGCTGGAGCCGGTCGCGCAGGCGGCGGGCGAGGTACGCCGCTTGCGCCAGGAGGCCGAAAGTCTCGCCTATATGGCGGGCGATGCCGACGCCGAACTGCGCGCGATGGCCGAGGAGGAATTGCGCGAGAACCGCACCGCGCTGGACGGCGCCGATCGCCGGCTGGCGCTGGCGCTGTTGCCGCGTGATGCCGCCGACCAGCGCTCGGCGATGCTCGAGGTTCGCGCCGGCACCGGCGGTGACGAGGCGGCGCTGTTCGCGGGCGACCTGTTCCGCATGTACCAGCGTTATGCCGAGACGCAGGGCTGGCGCGTCGAGCTGATCTCCGCGTCCGACAGCGATGCCGGCGGTTACAAGGAAGTCGTCGCCAGCGTCACCGGGACGGGGGTGTTCGCGCGACTGAAGTTCGAGTCGGGCGTCCACCGCGTCCAGCGCGTACCCGCGACCGAAAGCGGCGGACGGATCCACACCTCCGCGGCGACCGTCGCGGTGCTGCCGGAGGCCGAGGACGTCGACGTGCAGATCGACGAGGCTAAGGACCTGCGCATCGACGTCTACCGCTCGTCCGGTCCGGGCGGCCAGTCGGTCAACACCACCGACAGCGCGGTGCGCATCACCCACCTGCCGACCGGGCTCGTGGTGATCCAGCAGGACGAAAAGTCGCAGCACAAGAACAAGGCCAAGGCGTTGAAGGTGCTTCGCACGCGGCTCTATGAGGCGGAACGCGAGCGACTGGCGGCCGAACGCTCCGGCACGCGCCGCGCGATGGTCGGCTCCGGCGACCGCTCGGAGCGGATCCGCACCTACAATTTCCCGCAAGGGCGTGTGACCGACCACCGCATCAACCTGACGCTGCATCGCCTGCCGGAGATACTGCAAGGCGAGATGGGAGAATTGATCGGGGCCTTGATCGCGGAGGACGAGGCGGAGCGACTGGCCACGCTGGACGCCGCGTAGCGCGGCGTGTGCAGGCCGGCCGCTCGCGCCACCCGCCCGAAGTCAGCCAGGCGGGACCGGCGGTGCGCAGCCTCCGTCCGACGACGCGGCTTCGCCGCGGCGCTATCCGGCGCAGCGTGGTCCGACGCGGCATGCATCACGACTCGCCAAAGCGTGGGCGGCGATGCGCAGCCCCCACCCCCGAAGCGCTCTGCCCGCGAAGCTGTCCTACACGCCCCGCTTCACGCTATCCGTTCCTCTGCGTAAAGCCGCCGCGAAGACCCTGCCGTCATTGCGGGCGAAGCGAAGCGATCCAGTGCGTCCGGGTCATGGCCCGGACGCACTCCGCTGCACCCGCCATGACCGGCACGACGACCGCCGGCAAATTCGAGGACCTTCAATGTTGAGCCACTACACCACCGTCTCAACATTCGCAGCGGCCGACCCCGCCACTCTGGCTGCGCGATTGCGCATAACCATCTCGAATCCGCAGATGTTCTTCGCAATTAACCTATCCACCCCCGCGCCGCGAAAACGCGCCATCGTCTCAACATTCGCAACATTCGCGCGTCGCACATGACCCCCGCCCGCCACGCGCTCCGCGACGCCGCGGCCCGCTTCGCCTTCTCCCCGACCGCGCGGCTCGACGCCGAGCTGCTGCTCGCCCACGCGCTCGGCATCACGCGTGAACGGCTGCTCCTCACGCTTGACGATCAGCCGGTGCCGCCGGGGTTCGCCGCGCTGGTCGATCGCCGCGCGCGTCACGAACCGGTTGCCTACATCACCGGCACCCGCGCCTTTTGGACGATCGATCTGCTGGTCGGCCCCGGCGCGCTGGTTCCGCGTGCCGACAGTGAGACGCTGCTGGACGCGGCGGTCGCGCATTTCGCGGGCCGCGCCGCGCCGCGCCGGATCCTCGACCTCGGCACGGGCCCCGGCACGCTGTTGCTCGCCGCGCTCGATGAGTGGCCCGCGGCCGAGGGATGGGGCGTCGACGCCTCGCCCGACGCGCTCGTCTGGGCGCATCGCAACGCGGCGGCGCTGGGGATGACGGAACGGTCGCACTTCGTGATCGGGAACTGGGCGAGCGGGATCGACGCGCGCTTCGACCTCGTCCTCGCCAACCCGCCCTATATCGAACGCGATGCCGCCTTGCCGGATGAAGTGATCGGCTACGAACCGCGCACGGCTCTTTTCGCCGGTGCGGACGGGCTCGACGATTACCGCGCCATCGCGGTGCAACTTGGCGCGCTGTTCGCACCCGGCGCGCTGGCATGCGTGGAGATCGGCGCGACGCAGGGGCAATCGGCCGCAGACCTGTTCCGTGCGCAGGGCCTGTCGGTCACCGTACGGCGTGATCTCGGCGATCGCGACCGGTGCCTGGTCGTCACCGCTTGAACTTGGCTGCGCTTCACCCAATATTTCTCTTTGAGAACGGCGGTCGTGCGTCTAGAGACGGCGTAGGGGCACGCCAACTCACCGACATGCGTTGGATGGCACGCCTGCCCTCCCTTCGTCATTAGCCGCTGCGGTCCGGCGGCCATGGCAGGCCCGCGACACGCATGTGATCGCGGCGCCGGGGACAATTGCAACCCGTGCTTCGGGAGCGAGTGCCGGTTTTGGTTCCAGGACGAGGACAGTGATTTGATCAACAACCGTCAGAACGGCCGCCGTCGCGGCCGTGGTGGTGGCCAGCAGCGTCAGGGCGGCGGCGGTGGCCAGGGGCAGCGTGACAGCGGCAATCGCATCGACAGCCGCGCACGCGGCAACGCGGCCCAGCTGCTCGAAAAGTACAAGAACATGGCCCGTGACGCCCAAATGTCCGGCGACCGGGTCAACACGGAATATTATCTGCAGTTCGCGGATCATTATTTCCGCGTTCTTGCCGATCAGCGCGGTCGTACCGACGACCAGCCGATGCGCCGCCAGCGTGACGACTTCGATCAGTTCGACGACGGTGACGACTTCGGCGACGAGGGCGATCCGATCCGCGCCGAGGAGCAGCCGCGGTTCAACGAGATCGAGGCGCGCGGTGATCGCTTCCGCGACCAGCGTCCGCAGCGCGACGACCGTCCGCAGCGTGAGGAGCGTGCGCAGCGCGACGACCGTCCCCAGCGTGAGGAGCGCGTCCAACGCGACGACCGTCCCCAGCGTGAGGAGCGTGCACAGCGCGAAGATCGGCCGCGTGCCGACCGCAGCCGTGACGATCGCCCGCAGCGTGACGAGCGTCCCCGCGAGGATCGCCAGCAGCAGGTCGAGGACCGGCGGCCGGTACAGGCCGCAGCCGCGACCAGCGATGGTCCGCCGGTCATGAACGACGCCATGGCGGAGGACGATGCGGCACCGCGCCGTCGTCGTGCCCGCAAGCCGCGCGAAGAAGCACCGGTCGAGCCGGCCCCGGCGTTCGACGCCGATCGCCTGCCGCCCGCACTCGGCGTGACCAGCGCCAGTGAGCCGACCCCTGGCGAAGACGAGGCTCCCAAGCCGCGCCGCCGTCGCGTCCGCGCGGCGTCGTCCGAGGCCGCTGCCGCCGAGTAAGCACATCTGCCCGACGGCGCATCGACGGCCGGCGTTCCCCTTGCGGGAGCGCCGGCCGTTGTCGTTTGCGCGCGGACGTGGGATGATCCCCGCACGACAAAGATCGTGCGACTAGGGAGAGGATCATGACGATCGCCGCCATTCTCGGCCACAAGGGCGCCGAGGTATTCTCCGTTTCCTCCGACATGCCGCTCGCGGCCGTCATCGCCGTGCTGGCCGAACGCAGGATCGGCGCGGTTCCCGTCGTCGATGGCGGCGCCGTGCGGGGTATCTTCTCCGAGCGCGACGTGATCCGTCTGCTGGCAGAGGCCGGTGCCGACGCGGCGCGGACGCTGGAGCTGCCGGTCGGCGAGGTGATGACCGCCGAACCGCTGGTCGCCACGCGGCACGATTCGGTGCTGGCCGCTCTCTCGTTGATGACACGACGGCGGATCAGGCACTTGCCGGTAGTGGAGGAGAACGCATTGGTCGGCATCGTGTCGATCGGTGATCTGGTGAAATACCGGATCGACCGGATCGAGGCCGACGCCGCAGCGATGCGCGACTACATCCAGCAGGCGTGAGTGGCGGGTGTCCCGTCGCAGCTGTGCGCGCCGACCCTGTTCCGCGGGGTTTCGCATCGATCGACACAAAATTGCAAAAAGTGTTTGACGGCTGTGGCGAGTGCCCTTAGAGGGCTTTTCACCGACGGGGCGCACCACTAAGGCGCGGTTCTGGAGGTCGCCACATCGACGGACAGCGGTCTTTCGCTAGAGATAGCGAGATTGATCGATTGTCCGGTTTGCTGTCGGTAGGCTCTTTGACATTGTAGAACAGATGAAGGGACATGTGGGCGGCGGCGTCTGCGGGTTTTGGGCATTCAAGGTGCTTGAGGTTCGTCAGAAGTTAACCCGTTCTATGTGTCCTATTACGTTTTCCATACGTGAGAAGTGCAGGACGGGTCCTTGAATTGAGCGGTATGTATCTGGTTATTCCGCCGGGTATGTGCCGAGCATCAAACTTGAGAGTTTGATCCTGGCTCAGAACGAACGCTGGCGGCATGCCTAACACATGCAAGTCGAACGATTGCCTTCGGGTGATAGTGGCGCACGGGTGCGTAACGCGTGGGAATCTGCCCTGGGGTTCGGGATAACAGCGGGAAACTGCTGCTAATACCGGATGATGATGTAAATCCAAAGATTTATCGCCCTGGGATGAGCCCGCGTAGGATTAGGTAGTTGGTGGGGTAAAGGCCTACCAAGCCGACGATCCTTAGCTGGTCTGAGAGGATGATCAGCCACACTGGGACTGAGACACGGCCCAGACTCCTACGGGAGGCAGCAGTGGGGAATATTGGACAATGGGCGCAAGCCTGATCCAGCAATGCCGCGTGAGTGATGAAGGCCTTAGGGTTGTAAAGCTCTTTTACCCGGGATGATAATGACAGTACCGGGAGAATAAGCCCCGGCTAACTCCGTGCCAGCAGCCGCGGTAATACGGAGGGGGCTAGCGTTGTTCGGAATTACTGGGCGTAAAGCGCACGTAGGCGGCTTTGTAAGTCAGGGGTGAAAGCCTGGAGCTCAACTCCAGAACTGCCTTTGAGACTGCATCGCTTGAATCCGGGAGAGGTAAGTGGAATTCCGAGTGTAGAGGTGAAATTCGTAGATATTCGGAAGAACACCAGTGGCGAAGGCGGCTTACTGGACCGGAATTGACGCTGAGGTGCGAAAGCGTGGGGAGCAAACAGGATTAGATACCCTGGTAGTCCACGCCGTAAACGATGATAACTAGCTGTCCGGGGACCTGGTCTTTGGGTGGCGCAGCTAACGCATTAAGTTATCCGCCTGGGGAGTACGGCCGCAAGGTTAAAACTCAAAGGAATTGACGGGGGCCTGCACAAGCGGTGGAGCATGTGGTTTAATTCGAAGCAACGCGCAGAACCTTACCAGCGTTTGACATGTCCGGACGATTTCCAGAGATGGATCTCTTCCCTTTGGGGACTGGAACACAGGTGCTGCATGGCTGTCGTCAGCTCGTGTCGTGAGATGTTGGGTTAAGTCCCGCAACGAGCGCAACCCTCGCCTTTAGTTACCATCATTTAGTTGGGTACTCTAAAGGAACCGCCGGTGATAAGCCGGAGGAAGGTGGGGATGACGTCAAGTCCTCATGGCCCTTACGCGCTGGGCTACACACGTGCTACAATGGCGACTACAGTGGGCTGCAATCCCGCGAGGGTGAGCTAATCTCCAAAAGTCGTCTCAGTTCGGATTGTTCTCTGCAACTCGAGAGCATGAAGGCGGAATCGCTAGTAATCGCGGATCAGCATGCCGCGGTGAATACGTTCCCAGGCCTTGTACACACCGCCCGTCACACCATGGGAGTTGGGTTCACCCGAAGGCGTTGCGCTAACCTCGCAAGAGGAGGCAGGCGACCACGGTGGGCTTAGCGACTGGGGTGAAGTCGTAACAAGGTAGCCGTAGGGGAACCTGCGGCTGGATCACCTCCTTTCTAAGGATAGCGGCGGTCAAGCGCTCCGGCTCCAGCCTTCGGGTTCTGGTCGGGGAAGAGCTTCCTCCCATTCCAAAGAACATATCAGTCACCGCCGCCCTCATGTCCCTTCATCCTAGGTTAGTCCGCGAGACGACGCAGCGAAGCTGCGGCGCACGTGGACAAGCTCGGCCAGCGCGGCGGGGCGCGCCACAAGGCGCAGTTCTGCTGCGACTGACGGCGCGACGGGTGCGGGCCGGTAGCTCAGGTGGTTAGAGCGCACGCCTGATAAGCGTGAGGTCGTAAGTTCAACTCTTACTCGGCCCACCATCGTCGTGCGAACAGTCAGCGTCGCAGGCAGAAGCCTGCGTCGTCGGTCGTAGTCGAAGCTACGCCGGCCGTGCTTGCCGCTGCGAAGCAGCGTTGCTGCTTCGTCGTGCGACGGCGCATGGGGCCTTAGCTCAGCTGGGAGAGCGGTTGCTTTGCAAGCATCAGGTCATCGGTTCGATCCCGATAGGCTCCACCACGCACCACATACCTAGAGATGAAGAGTACGAGATCCGTCGCGTGAAGCGACGGTACGGAAGCCTGACGGCTTCTTGTTTGACATTGTGAATGGGTTCTTAAAATCGATGCCGTGAAGGTGTCGGCTTTGAGCGAGGCACGGGAAGCTGCAAGGCGTCCGGTGTCGAGGCTTGAGGCTCGACAATTCACTAAACGATTTGGCTGAGAATAATCACCCGCACCGATATACCGCGACAAGGCTATGCCGAGTGGCCTGGATCCTCGTGATCCTGGTCCAGCGTTGTTGTTGGTGGTGTGGGCTCTCAAGCGTGAGGTAAGGGCAATTCGTGGATGCCTTGGCGCATACAGGCGATGAAGGACGTGGCACGCTGCGATAAGCTGCGGTGAGGTGTGAGCAACCTTTGACCCGCAGATTTCCGAATGGGGAAACCCACTCATCCTGATTATCTCGCTTCTGGCGAGGTAATTGGGAAACGAGTATCTTGAGACTGAATACATAGGTTTCGAGAAGCGAACCCGGCGAACTGAAACATCTCAGTAGCTGGAGGAAAAGACATCAACCGAGATTCCGTTAGTAGTGGCGAGCGAACGCGGACCAGGCCAGTGCATTCAATTCAACTAGCAGAACGATCTGGAAAGATCGGCCGTAGCGGGTGACAGCCCCGTATGCGAAAGTGAGATTGAGTGACTAGAGTAGGGCGGGACACGTGTAATCCTGTCTGAACATGGGGGGACCACCCTCCAAGCCTAAATACTCGTATGCGACCGATAGCGAACTAGTACCGTGAGGGAAAGGTGAAAAGCACCCCGATGAGGGGAGTGAAACAGTACCTGAAACGGATTGCCTACAAGCAGTTGGAGGGTCCTTGAGGCCTGACAGCGTACCTCTTGCATAATGGGTCTGTGACTTAATGTTTCAAGCGAGCTTAAGCCGATAGGTGTAGGCGCAGCGAAAGCGAGTCTGAATAGGGCG
The genomic region above belongs to Sphingomonas phyllosphaerae 5.2 and contains:
- a CDS encoding DUF1345 domain-containing protein, with translation MDDRRRRGESGWRLGQRIAPPRFVLFALMLTGAVAALWPVLGRGRAMMGGFDLAAIVFLLSITGLFRRGTPQQLRATAQANDANRTLLLAITAAVMLVILTAVREELAGPENGTARLLVIATLVLAWLFSNMVYALHYAHLFYMPDAQGRDAGGIDFPGTDTPDYWDFLYFSYTLGMTFQTSDVTIRATTVRRAVLGQCLAGFVFNLGVIAFSINVLGAN
- the hisS gene encoding histidine--tRNA ligase; this encodes MARIPTPQRVRGTQDIFRDEQRRFAHVLDTFDRVRRLYCFERVEVPVFEDTQVFARSIGETTDVVSKEMYTFPDKGNDLLTLRPEFTAGIARAYISNGWQQFAPLKLVTSGAVFRYERPQKGRYRQFHQIDAEILGAPEPAADVELLTLADQLLHELGVADGVTLQLNTLGDAATRDAWRDALVAHFEAHRGELSEDSVARLDKNPLRILDSKDPRDRPIADAAPGIDAYMSAEAGAFFDSVQKGLQAAGVAFQRNERLVRGLDYYRHTAFEFVTDRLGAQGTVLAGGRYDGLVESLGGPATAGVGWAAGVERLAMLLEEPTAARPVVVLVVEDDRARTEAVATLARLRRAGVAAELIATGSPKKRYDKALKLEPDETLVFAMDGDTVAARPRVLRGDVSRVAEVLA
- the prfA gene encoding peptide chain release factor 1 — protein: MTSISIDRIRQIEARRDELAAQMATGNLDGDRFVAVSKEYAELEPVAQAAGEVRRLRQEAESLAYMAGDADAELRAMAEEELRENRTALDGADRRLALALLPRDAADQRSAMLEVRAGTGGDEAALFAGDLFRMYQRYAETQGWRVELISASDSDAGGYKEVVASVTGTGVFARLKFESGVHRVQRVPATESGGRIHTSAATVAVLPEAEDVDVQIDEAKDLRIDVYRSSGPGGQSVNTTDSAVRITHLPTGLVVIQQDEKSQHKNKAKALKVLRTRLYEAERERLAAERSGTRRAMVGSGDRSERIRTYNFPQGRVTDHRINLTLHRLPEILQGEMGELIGALIAEDEAERLATLDAA
- the prmC gene encoding peptide chain release factor N(5)-glutamine methyltransferase encodes the protein MTPARHALRDAAARFAFSPTARLDAELLLAHALGITRERLLLTLDDQPVPPGFAALVDRRARHEPVAYITGTRAFWTIDLLVGPGALVPRADSETLLDAAVAHFAGRAAPRRILDLGTGPGTLLLAALDEWPAAEGWGVDASPDALVWAHRNAAALGMTERSHFVIGNWASGIDARFDLVLANPPYIERDAALPDEVIGYEPRTALFAGADGLDDYRAIAVQLGALFAPGALACVEIGATQGQSAADLFRAQGLSVTVRRDLGDRDRCLVVTA
- a CDS encoding DUF4167 domain-containing protein, with the protein product MAGPRHACDRGAGDNCNPCFGSECRFWFQDEDSDLINNRQNGRRRGRGGGQQRQGGGGGQGQRDSGNRIDSRARGNAAQLLEKYKNMARDAQMSGDRVNTEYYLQFADHYFRVLADQRGRTDDQPMRRQRDDFDQFDDGDDFGDEGDPIRAEEQPRFNEIEARGDRFRDQRPQRDDRPQREERAQRDDRPQREERVQRDDRPQREERAQREDRPRADRSRDDRPQRDERPREDRQQQVEDRRPVQAAAATSDGPPVMNDAMAEDDAAPRRRRARKPREEAPVEPAPAFDADRLPPALGVTSASEPTPGEDEAPKPRRRRVRAASSEAAAAE
- a CDS encoding CBS domain-containing protein: MTIAAILGHKGAEVFSVSSDMPLAAVIAVLAERRIGAVPVVDGGAVRGIFSERDVIRLLAEAGADAARTLELPVGEVMTAEPLVATRHDSVLAALSLMTRRRIRHLPVVEENALVGIVSIGDLVKYRIDRIEADAAAMRDYIQQA